A region of Bacillus cabrialesii DNA encodes the following proteins:
- the mtnX gene encoding 2-hydroxy-3-keto-5-methylthiopentenyl-1-phosphate phosphatase, with the protein MTTRKPLIICDFDGTITMNDNIISIMKTFAPPEWTALKDGVLSKTLSIKEGVGRMFGLLPSSLKEEITRFVLEDAKIRDGFREFVAFVKEHELPFYVVSGGMDFFVYPLLEGIVEKDHIYCNHASFDNDYIHIDWPHSCKGTCGNQCGCCKPSVIHELSEPNQYIIMIGDSVTDVEAAKLSDLCFARDYLLNECRERNLNHLPYQDFYEVRKDIENVTEVQEWLQNKNAGESSLK; encoded by the coding sequence ATGACGACTCGAAAACCTTTAATTATTTGTGATTTTGACGGAACCATCACGATGAACGACAACATTATAAGCATTATGAAAACGTTCGCTCCGCCGGAATGGACGGCATTAAAAGACGGCGTGCTTTCCAAAACGCTGTCGATTAAGGAAGGTGTCGGGCGGATGTTCGGCCTACTGCCGAGCAGTTTAAAAGAAGAGATTACAAGATTCGTATTGGAAGATGCAAAAATCAGGGATGGCTTTCGGGAATTTGTAGCGTTTGTCAAGGAGCATGAGCTTCCGTTTTATGTCGTAAGCGGAGGTATGGATTTTTTTGTGTATCCATTGCTTGAAGGCATTGTGGAGAAAGACCATATTTATTGCAACCATGCATCATTTGACAATGACTATATTCATATTGACTGGCCGCATTCTTGCAAGGGAACGTGCGGCAATCAATGCGGGTGCTGCAAGCCGTCGGTGATACATGAACTTTCTGAACCGAACCAATATATCATCATGATCGGTGATTCGGTTACAGATGTGGAGGCGGCAAAGCTGTCTGACCTTTGCTTTGCAAGGGATTATTTATTAAACGAATGCCGGGAGCGTAACCTGAATCATCTCCCGTATCAAGATTTTTATGAGGTTAGAAAAGATATTGAGAATGTAACGGAGGTACAGGAATGGCTGCAAAACAAGAACGCTGGCGAGAGCTCGCTGAAGTAA
- the mtnE gene encoding methionine-glutamine aminotransferase: MKFEQSHVLKELPKQFFASLVQKVNRKLADGYDVINLGQGNPDQPTPEHIVEEMKRAVADPENHKYSSFRGSYSLKSAAAAFYKREYGIDLDPETEVAVLFGGKAGLVELPQCLLNPGDTILVPDPGYPDYWSGVTLAKAKMEMMPLVKDRSFLPDYSSIPAEVRDQAKLMYLNYPNNPTGAVATSEFFEETVSFAKENGVCVVHDFAYGAVGFEGNKPLSFLQTEGAKDIGIEIYTLSKTYNMAGWRVGFAVGNASVIEAINLYQDHMFVSLFRATQEAAAAALLADQTCVAEQNARYESRRNAWITACREIGWDVTAPAGSFFAWLPVPEGYTSEQFSDLLLEKANVAVAAGNGFGEYGEGYVRVGLLTSEERLKEAAYRIGKLNLFTQKSIDKIL, translated from the coding sequence ATGAAATTTGAACAGTCTCATGTATTGAAGGAATTGCCTAAACAATTCTTCGCTTCTCTGGTGCAGAAAGTGAACCGAAAGCTCGCAGACGGATATGACGTTATCAATCTCGGACAGGGAAATCCGGATCAGCCGACTCCTGAGCATATCGTCGAGGAAATGAAACGAGCTGTTGCCGATCCTGAAAATCATAAATACTCGTCTTTTCGCGGGTCGTACAGTCTGAAGTCAGCTGCGGCAGCCTTTTACAAAAGAGAATACGGCATTGATCTTGACCCGGAAACTGAAGTCGCTGTATTGTTCGGCGGGAAAGCTGGTCTGGTTGAGCTCCCGCAATGCTTGTTGAATCCCGGTGATACGATTTTAGTTCCTGACCCGGGCTACCCTGATTACTGGTCTGGTGTCACACTCGCGAAAGCGAAGATGGAAATGATGCCGCTCGTAAAGGACAGGTCGTTTCTACCCGATTACAGCAGCATCCCCGCTGAGGTGAGGGATCAAGCGAAATTGATGTATTTAAATTATCCGAATAATCCGACCGGAGCTGTTGCTACCTCTGAATTTTTTGAAGAAACCGTAAGCTTTGCAAAAGAAAACGGGGTCTGTGTCGTTCACGATTTTGCTTACGGCGCTGTAGGATTTGAAGGTAACAAGCCTTTAAGCTTTTTGCAGACTGAAGGTGCGAAGGATATTGGCATTGAAATTTATACGCTGTCAAAAACGTATAACATGGCAGGATGGCGGGTTGGCTTTGCCGTCGGAAACGCTTCGGTCATTGAAGCGATTAATCTATATCAAGACCATATGTTTGTCAGTCTTTTCAGAGCGACTCAGGAGGCTGCAGCTGCGGCACTGCTAGCTGATCAAACGTGTGTGGCGGAGCAAAATGCCCGATATGAGAGCAGGCGAAACGCTTGGATCACGGCATGCCGGGAAATCGGCTGGGATGTGACAGCTCCGGCAGGTTCATTTTTTGCATGGCTGCCTGTGCCTGAAGGCTATACTTCTGAGCAGTTCTCAGACCTTTTGCTTGAAAAAGCGAATGTGGCGGTTGCGGCTGGAAACGGCTTCGGTGAATATGGCGAGGGCTACGTCAGAGTCGGACTGCTGACAAGTGAAGAAAGACTCAAGGAAGCCGCTTATCGAATTGGGAAACTAAACCTGTTTACCCAAAAAAGCATTGACAAGATCCTATAA
- the kinD gene encoding sporulation kinase KinD, which produces MLERCKLKILKGACGRVKLYIILVVIPAIVISFFVYEKEKDTIAAEHKQEASVLLNLHRNKINYLIGETKARMTSLSIAIDRPVDIKKMQSILEKTFDSEPRFSGLYFLNAKGDVTASTTELKTKVNLADRSFFTKAKETKKTVISDSYSSRITGQPIFTICVPVLDSKRNVTDYLVAAIQIDYLKNLINLLSPDVYIEVVNQNGKMIFTSGQASHAEDQKPVSGYLDDISWDMKVYPNPVTIEELTKSLLLPLSCSIVLLNILFILVLYYLLKRQTQLERSENEAQKLELIGTLAASTAHEIRNPLTGISGFIQLLQKKYKGEEDQLYFSIIEQEIKRINQIVSEFLVLGKPTAEKWELNSLQDIIGEIMPIVYSEGNLYNVEVELQYLTEQPLLVKCTKDHIKQVILNVAKNGLESMPEGGKLTISLGALDNKAIIKVTDNGEGISQEMLDHIFLPFVTSKEKGTGLGLVVCKRIVLMYGGTIHIESEVRRGTEVTITLPVSAS; this is translated from the coding sequence ATGTTGGAGCGATGCAAATTGAAAATACTAAAAGGCGCCTGCGGGAGAGTCAAACTTTATATCATACTAGTCGTGATTCCGGCAATCGTCATCAGCTTTTTCGTATATGAAAAAGAAAAAGATACAATAGCTGCAGAACATAAGCAAGAAGCGAGTGTCCTGCTAAACCTTCACCGCAACAAAATCAATTATTTAATCGGTGAAACAAAGGCGAGAATGACCTCCTTGTCCATCGCCATCGACAGACCGGTTGATATAAAGAAAATGCAGTCAATTTTGGAAAAAACCTTTGATTCAGAGCCAAGGTTTTCCGGTCTCTATTTTCTAAATGCCAAAGGAGATGTCACCGCAAGCACAACAGAATTAAAAACGAAAGTAAACCTGGCCGACAGATCTTTTTTTACAAAAGCAAAGGAAACAAAAAAGACAGTCATTTCAGATAGTTATTCGAGCAGAATTACAGGCCAGCCGATTTTCACCATTTGTGTCCCTGTTTTGGACTCAAAACGAAATGTGACAGATTATCTTGTCGCAGCTATTCAAATTGATTATTTAAAAAATCTCATTAACTTGCTGAGCCCTGATGTTTATATCGAAGTTGTGAACCAAAACGGGAAAATGATTTTTACGAGCGGACAGGCCTCTCATGCAGAGGATCAGAAACCAGTCAGCGGATATCTGGATGATATCAGCTGGGATATGAAAGTATATCCGAACCCGGTCACAATAGAAGAACTGACAAAAAGCCTTTTGCTTCCACTTTCATGCAGTATTGTGCTGCTGAATATCCTTTTTATTCTCGTGCTGTATTATTTGCTGAAGCGGCAGACCCAGCTGGAGCGCTCGGAAAATGAGGCGCAAAAACTAGAGCTGATCGGGACGCTTGCTGCCAGCACAGCCCATGAAATCCGCAACCCGCTCACCGGCATAAGCGGCTTTATTCAGCTGCTGCAAAAGAAATACAAAGGTGAAGAGGATCAGCTTTACTTCTCCATTATCGAACAGGAGATAAAGCGCATTAATCAAATTGTGAGTGAGTTTCTCGTTCTCGGCAAACCGACAGCCGAAAAATGGGAGCTGAACTCGCTTCAGGATATTATCGGTGAAATTATGCCGATCGTCTATTCTGAGGGCAACCTGTACAATGTTGAAGTCGAATTACAGTATTTAACCGAGCAGCCCTTACTCGTAAAATGTACAAAAGATCATATTAAACAAGTGATCTTAAATGTAGCAAAAAACGGTCTCGAGTCAATGCCTGAAGGGGGCAAACTGACAATCTCCTTAGGAGCTTTGGATAATAAGGCCATTATCAAAGTTACGGATAACGGTGAAGGGATTTCTCAGGAAATGCTGGATCATATCTTCCTTCCCTTTGTTACTTCTAAAGAAAAAGGAACCGGTCTCGGCCTTGTTGTGTGTAAACGGATCGTGCTGATGTACGGAGGCACCATTCATATCGAAAGTGAAGTGCGGAGAGGAACAGAGGTGACCATCACCCTCCCCGTATCCGCTTCATAG
- the mtnD gene encoding acireductone dioxygenase, with the protein MATIRIHDEANTTIENQEEVASFLDSQEVIYEQWDIAKLPEQLSEKYDLTEEEKQQILDAFETEIKDISARRGYKAQDVISLSDSNPKLDELLENFKREHHHTDDEVRFIVSGHGIFVIQGKDGTFFDVRLNPGDLISVPENIRHYFTLQEDRKVVAVRIFVTTEGWVPIYEKDSVNQ; encoded by the coding sequence ATGGCAACCATTCGAATTCATGATGAGGCAAATACAACGATTGAAAATCAAGAGGAAGTAGCAAGCTTTCTGGACAGTCAAGAGGTGATTTATGAGCAATGGGATATCGCGAAGCTCCCCGAACAGCTCTCAGAGAAATATGATCTGACAGAAGAAGAAAAACAGCAAATTCTTGATGCCTTTGAAACTGAAATTAAAGATATCTCAGCCCGCCGCGGTTACAAAGCACAGGATGTTATTTCATTGTCAGACAGCAATCCGAAACTTGATGAACTGCTTGAGAACTTTAAAAGAGAGCATCACCATACAGACGATGAGGTCCGATTTATCGTAAGCGGACACGGCATTTTTGTCATTCAAGGCAAGGACGGCACGTTTTTTGATGTCCGTTTAAACCCAGGAGATTTAATCTCTGTGCCTGAAAATATCCGCCATTATTTCACGCTACAGGAGGACCGCAAAGTTGTCGCTGTGAGAATCTTTGTCACGACTGAAGGCTGGGTTCCCATTTATGAAAAAGACAGCGTGAATCAATAA
- the motA gene encoding flagellar motor stator protein MotA, producing the protein MDKTSLIGIILAFVALSVGMVLKGVSFSALANPAAILIIIAGTISAVVIAFPTKEIKKVPALFRVLFKENKQLTIEELIPMFSEWAQLARREGLLALEASIEDVDDAFLKNGLSMAVDGQSAEFIRDIMTEEVEAMEDRHQAGAAIFTQAGTYAPTLGVLGAVIGLIAALSHMDNTDELGHAISAAFVATLLGIFTGYVLWHPFANKLKRKSKQEVKLREVMIEGVLSVLEGQAPKVIEQKLLMYLPAKDRLKFAEQGEAQNGEKKEEEA; encoded by the coding sequence ATGGATAAAACTTCGTTAATCGGTATTATTCTTGCTTTTGTGGCATTGAGTGTGGGGATGGTTCTGAAAGGCGTCAGCTTCAGCGCGCTTGCAAACCCAGCTGCCATTTTAATTATTATCGCCGGGACAATCTCAGCAGTCGTAATCGCGTTCCCAACAAAAGAAATTAAAAAAGTGCCTGCGCTGTTCCGAGTGTTATTTAAGGAAAACAAACAGTTGACAATAGAGGAGCTCATTCCTATGTTTTCTGAATGGGCCCAGCTTGCCCGACGCGAAGGCCTGCTTGCTTTAGAAGCAAGCATTGAGGATGTGGATGACGCGTTCCTGAAAAACGGACTCAGCATGGCTGTTGACGGACAAAGCGCGGAATTTATCAGAGACATCATGACAGAGGAAGTTGAAGCAATGGAAGACAGGCACCAAGCCGGAGCCGCTATTTTTACACAGGCGGGAACGTACGCGCCGACACTTGGCGTACTCGGCGCTGTAATCGGACTGATTGCCGCCCTTTCTCATATGGATAACACAGATGAGCTTGGACACGCCATCAGCGCGGCCTTTGTCGCGACCCTTCTCGGTATCTTTACGGGATATGTGTTATGGCATCCTTTCGCGAATAAATTAAAACGCAAATCAAAACAAGAAGTAAAACTGCGTGAAGTCATGATTGAAGGCGTTTTATCCGTTTTAGAAGGACAGGCTCCGAAAGTCATTGAACAAAAGCTTTTAATGTACCTTCCTGCGAAGGACCGCTTGAAATTTGCAGAACAAGGAGAGGCGCAAAATGGCGAGAAAAAAGAAGAAGAAGCATGA
- a CDS encoding methylthioribulose 1-phosphate dehydratase, with protein MAAKQERWRELAEVKRELAERDWFPATSGNLSIKVSDEPLTFLVTASGKDKRKETDEDFLLVDQNGEPAENGHSLKPSAETLLHTHLYNKTNAGCCLHVHTVNNNVISELYGDQKNITFRGQEIIKALGLWEENAEVTIPIIENPAHIPTLAALFAEEVSEDSGAVLIRNHGITAWGRTAFEAKRVLEAYEFLFSYHLKLKTLQHQLVK; from the coding sequence ATGGCTGCAAAACAAGAACGCTGGCGAGAGCTCGCTGAAGTAAAACGGGAATTGGCAGAAAGAGATTGGTTTCCGGCGACTAGCGGCAATCTGTCTATTAAAGTTTCTGATGAGCCTTTGACATTTCTCGTAACCGCGAGCGGTAAAGATAAACGAAAAGAAACCGATGAAGATTTTCTGCTGGTGGATCAAAACGGAGAGCCTGCCGAAAACGGACATTCTTTGAAACCGTCAGCGGAAACGCTCTTGCATACACATTTGTACAATAAAACCAATGCCGGATGCTGCCTGCACGTTCATACGGTAAACAATAATGTAATCTCTGAGCTGTACGGAGACCAAAAGAACATTACATTCAGGGGCCAGGAAATTATAAAAGCGCTCGGCCTGTGGGAAGAGAATGCGGAAGTGACCATACCGATCATTGAAAATCCGGCTCATATTCCGACGCTAGCGGCATTGTTTGCGGAAGAAGTTTCAGAAGATTCAGGAGCTGTCCTGATCCGCAATCACGGTATTACCGCTTGGGGAAGAACAGCATTTGAAGCAAAAAGAGTGCTTGAAGCATATGAATTTTTGTTCAGCTACCATTTAAAATTGAAAACACTCCAGCATCAGCTGGTTAAATAA
- the spo0E gene encoding aspartyl-phosphate phosphatase Spo0E — translation MGGCSEQERLLVSIDEKRKLMIDAARKQGFTGHDTIRHSQELDCLMNEYHQLMQENEHSQGIQGLVKKLGLWPRRDVMPAYDANK, via the coding sequence ATGGGCGGTTGTTCTGAACAAGAAAGATTGTTGGTGTCTATTGATGAAAAAAGAAAGTTAATGATAGATGCCGCTAGAAAGCAGGGATTTACAGGGCATGACACGATCAGGCACAGTCAGGAGCTGGATTGTTTAATGAATGAGTATCACCAGCTCATGCAAGAAAACGAACATTCTCAAGGGATTCAAGGCCTTGTAAAGAAATTAGGCTTGTGGCCCCGCAGAGATGTTATGCCGGCATATGATGCAAATAAATAG
- a CDS encoding carbon-nitrogen family hydrolase, translated as MKWTISCLQFDISYGKPSENIKKAEFFIEKESKHADVIVLPELWTTGYDLANLDELADEDGRSAQSWLKKTAKKHGVHIVAGSVAVRKDSDVYNTMYIADKKGQIIKEYSKAHLFQLMDEHVYLSAGSEDGYFELDGVKSSGLICYDIRFPEWIRKHTTKGANVLFISAEWPLPRLDHWKSLLIARAIENQCFVAACNCTGSNPDNEFAGHSLIIDPWGRILAEGGREEGIVRAEIDLQESVEVRESIPVFDDIRKDLY; from the coding sequence ATGAAATGGACGATATCTTGTCTTCAATTTGATATTTCATACGGTAAACCTTCGGAAAATATTAAAAAGGCTGAATTTTTCATCGAAAAAGAAAGCAAACATGCTGACGTGATTGTTCTTCCTGAATTATGGACGACCGGATATGACCTTGCCAACCTTGATGAGCTCGCTGATGAAGACGGGCGTTCTGCCCAGAGCTGGCTGAAGAAAACGGCAAAGAAACATGGCGTTCATATTGTCGCCGGCTCGGTCGCTGTCAGAAAGGATTCCGATGTTTATAATACAATGTACATCGCGGATAAGAAAGGGCAAATCATTAAAGAGTACAGTAAAGCCCATCTTTTTCAGCTGATGGATGAGCATGTGTATTTATCTGCAGGTTCCGAAGACGGATACTTTGAGCTTGACGGCGTCAAAAGCTCAGGACTGATCTGTTACGATATCCGTTTTCCGGAGTGGATCAGAAAACATACGACAAAAGGCGCCAACGTGCTGTTTATTTCCGCGGAATGGCCTCTCCCCCGCCTTGATCATTGGAAAAGCCTGCTTATTGCCCGTGCCATTGAAAATCAATGCTTTGTCGCCGCCTGCAATTGTACCGGTTCAAATCCCGATAATGAATTTGCCGGGCATAGCCTGATTATTGATCCATGGGGGCGTATACTTGCTGAAGGCGGCCGGGAAGAAGGCATTGTCCGAGCGGAAATCGACCTTCAGGAAAGCGTTGAGGTGCGTGAAAGTATACCTGTTTTCGATGATATCAGAAAAGATTTATATTAA
- the mtnK gene encoding S-methyl-5-thioribose kinase produces MGVTKTPLYETLNESSAVALAVKLGLFPSKSTLTCQEIGDGNLNYVFHIYNQEHDRALIIKQAVPYAKVVGESWPLTIDRARIESSALIRQGEHVPHLVPRVFYSDTEMAVTVMEDLSHLKIARKGLIEGENYPYLSQHIGEFLGKTLFYSSDYALEPKVKKQLVKQFTNPELCDITERLVFTDPFFDHDTNDFEEELRPYVEELWNNDNVKFEAAKLKKSFLTSAETLIHGDLHTGSIFASEHETKVIDPEFAFYGPIGFDVGQFIANLFLNALGRDGADREPLYEHVKQVWETFEETFSAAWEKDSLDVYAKIDGYLTDTLSHIFEEAIGFAGCELIRRTVGLAHVADLDTIVPFDKRINRKRLALETGAAFIEKRSEFKTITDVIELFKLLVKE; encoded by the coding sequence ATGGGAGTCACAAAAACACCTTTATACGAAACGTTAAATGAAAGCTCCGCAGTGGCACTGGCGGTGAAGCTTGGTTTATTTCCAAGCAAAAGCACACTGACATGCCAGGAGATCGGCGACGGCAACTTAAATTACGTTTTTCATATTTATAATCAAGAACACGACAGAGCGTTGATCATCAAACAGGCGGTTCCTTATGCAAAAGTGGTCGGAGAAAGCTGGCCGCTGACAATCGATCGCGCAAGAATCGAAAGCAGCGCGCTCATCCGACAGGGCGAGCATGTCCCTCATCTTGTTCCAAGAGTGTTCTATTCCGATACAGAAATGGCGGTTACCGTGATGGAGGATCTTTCTCACCTGAAAATCGCAAGAAAAGGACTCATTGAGGGTGAAAACTATCCTTACCTGTCACAGCACATCGGTGAATTTTTAGGAAAAACACTATTCTATTCATCTGATTACGCGCTTGAACCTAAGGTGAAAAAACAGCTTGTTAAACAGTTTACAAATCCGGAGCTGTGCGACATTACAGAAAGACTTGTCTTTACAGATCCTTTCTTTGACCATGACACAAATGATTTTGAAGAAGAGCTTCGTCCTTATGTCGAGGAGCTTTGGAATAATGACAACGTAAAATTCGAAGCCGCTAAACTGAAAAAGTCGTTTTTAACATCTGCAGAAACACTGATTCATGGTGATTTGCATACAGGGAGTATTTTCGCCAGCGAACATGAAACAAAGGTGATTGATCCTGAATTTGCTTTTTACGGACCGATCGGCTTTGATGTGGGCCAATTCATTGCCAACTTATTTTTGAATGCACTCGGCCGTGACGGGGCTGACAGAGAGCCGTTATATGAACATGTCAAGCAGGTCTGGGAAACATTTGAAGAGACGTTCAGTGCAGCCTGGGAGAAAGACAGTTTGGATGTTTACGCCAAAATCGACGGTTACCTTACAGATACGCTCAGTCATATTTTTGAAGAGGCGATCGGGTTTGCGGGCTGCGAGCTGATACGCCGCACGGTCGGCCTTGCCCATGTTGCTGATCTTGATACGATCGTGCCGTTTGATAAACGAATCAATAGAAAACGGCTGGCGCTCGAAACCGGTGCAGCCTTTATCGAAAAACGTTCGGAATTCAAAACGATAACGGATGTTATTGAATTATTTAAGTTACTTGTAAAGGAATGA
- the mhqR gene encoding MarR family transcriptional regulator MhqR, translated as MTEKSLKLFIVLSRAYRSINDHMNKHIHKHGLNPTEFAVLELLYHKGDQPLQQIGDKILLASGSITYVVDKLEQKELLIRKASPTDRRVTFAQITEKGIGLLNDIFPDHAAEIDEMISVLSEEEVEMCTEMLKRVGLNAKQFHNK; from the coding sequence ATGACAGAAAAATCACTGAAGTTATTTATCGTGCTGTCGCGCGCGTACCGGTCTATTAACGATCATATGAATAAGCATATTCATAAGCATGGACTGAATCCGACTGAATTTGCTGTACTGGAGCTGTTGTACCATAAAGGCGATCAGCCGCTGCAGCAGATAGGGGATAAAATTCTCTTGGCTAGCGGGAGCATCACATACGTTGTAGATAAGCTGGAGCAAAAAGAACTTCTCATTCGGAAAGCGTCTCCTACAGACAGACGAGTGACATTTGCACAAATCACTGAAAAAGGCATCGGTCTTTTGAATGATATTTTCCCTGATCACGCTGCTGAAATTGATGAAATGATCAGCGTATTAAGCGAAGAAGAGGTGGAGATGTGTACGGAAATGTTAAAAAGAGTAGGATTAAACGCAAAACAGTTTCATAATAAGTAA
- a CDS encoding YkvA family protein yields the protein MKKRKAMMLGAAGGKAILKRKNRKKFIQHITVFFQMLRDWRNGDYPRSQVKTLLLLTAAIFYIAMPLDIIPDVILGLGIVDDAAVLGLIWMLIKKEMSQYEKWRLQ from the coding sequence ATGAAGAAAAGGAAAGCAATGATGCTCGGAGCGGCAGGCGGAAAAGCGATTTTAAAAAGGAAAAACCGGAAAAAATTCATTCAGCACATCACTGTTTTTTTTCAAATGCTCCGTGATTGGAGAAACGGTGACTACCCGCGTTCACAGGTGAAAACCCTTTTGCTTCTAACTGCTGCGATCTTCTATATCGCCATGCCGCTCGACATCATTCCAGACGTGATCCTCGGTCTTGGAATCGTAGACGATGCAGCTGTTTTAGGTTTGATTTGGATGCTGATAAAAAAAGAAATGTCACAATATGAAAAGTGGCGTTTGCAATAA
- the motB gene encoding flagellar motor protein MotB: MARKKKKKHEDEHVDESWLVPYADILTLLLALFIVLYASSSIDAAKFQMLSKSFNEVFTGGTGVLDYSSVTPPENESDGIDEVKKEKEEKEKNKKEKEKAADQKELENVKSQVEKFIKDKKLEHQLETKMTSEGLLITIKDSIFFDSGKAMIRKEDVPLAKEISNLLVINPPRNIIISGHTDNMPIKNSEFQSNWHLSVMRAVNFMGLLIENPKLDAKVFSAKGYGEYKPVASNKTAEGRSKNRRVEVLILPRGAAETNEK; the protein is encoded by the coding sequence ATGGCGAGAAAAAAGAAGAAGAAGCATGAGGACGAGCACGTTGATGAATCATGGCTAGTTCCTTACGCCGATATCCTTACTCTTCTCCTGGCATTATTTATCGTGCTGTACGCGAGCAGCTCAATTGACGCAGCTAAGTTTCAAATGCTTTCAAAATCATTTAATGAAGTCTTTACAGGGGGCACCGGCGTATTGGACTACTCCAGTGTCACCCCTCCCGAAAACGAGTCAGACGGAATCGATGAAGTGAAAAAGGAAAAAGAAGAGAAAGAGAAAAACAAGAAAGAAAAAGAAAAGGCAGCTGACCAAAAAGAACTTGAAAACGTAAAGAGCCAGGTGGAAAAGTTCATCAAAGATAAAAAGCTGGAACATCAGCTCGAAACAAAGATGACTAGTGAAGGCCTTCTGATCACGATTAAAGACAGTATCTTCTTTGATTCTGGGAAAGCGATGATCCGCAAAGAAGATGTTCCGCTTGCAAAAGAGATTTCAAATCTTCTTGTGATTAACCCGCCAAGAAATATCATTATCAGCGGGCATACTGATAATATGCCAATTAAAAATTCTGAATTCCAATCAAACTGGCATTTAAGCGTCATGAGGGCGGTAAACTTTATGGGGCTCCTGATTGAAAACCCTAAGCTCGACGCAAAAGTGTTCAGTGCCAAAGGCTATGGTGAGTATAAACCGGTTGCTTCCAACAAAACAGCGGAAGGCCGAAGCAAAAACCGGCGTGTTGAAGTTCTTATCCTGCCAAGAGGCGCAGCGGAAACAAATGAAAAATAG
- the mtnW gene encoding 2,3-diketo-5-methylthiopentyl-1-phosphate enolase: MSELLATYLLTEPGADTEKKAEQIATGLTVGSWTDLPLLKQEQMQKHKGRVIKVEEREGTLASGKQAVITIAYPEINFSQDIPALLTTVFGKLSLDGKIKLLDLQFSEAFKRTLPGPKFGVYGIRKLLGEFERPLLMSIFKGVIGRDLSDIKEQLRQQALGGVDLIKDDEIFFETGLAPFETRITEGKQILKETYEQTGHKTLYAVNLTGRTADLKDKARRAAELGADALLFNVFAYGLDVMQSLAEDPEIHIPIMAHPAVSGAFTSSPFYGFSHALLLGKLNRYCGADFSLFPSPYGSVALPREDALAIHEECVREDAFHQTFAVPSAGIHPGMVPLLMRDFGIDHIINAGGGVHGHPNGAQGGGKAFRAIIDAVLEAQPIDEKAEQCKNLKLALDKWGKVEAV, from the coding sequence ATGAGTGAGTTATTAGCAACATATCTCCTGACAGAACCGGGAGCCGACACGGAGAAAAAAGCAGAACAAATCGCAACAGGATTGACAGTGGGCTCCTGGACTGATCTGCCCCTTTTAAAACAGGAGCAAATGCAAAAACACAAGGGGCGGGTGATAAAGGTTGAGGAGAGAGAGGGAACTCTTGCATCAGGAAAACAAGCGGTGATCACAATTGCTTATCCTGAAATCAATTTCTCTCAGGACATTCCGGCTTTGCTGACAACAGTGTTTGGCAAGCTCTCGTTGGACGGAAAAATCAAATTACTCGATCTTCAGTTCTCTGAAGCATTTAAGCGCACGCTGCCGGGACCGAAGTTTGGCGTATACGGCATCCGGAAGCTGCTGGGAGAGTTTGAGAGACCGCTGTTAATGAGTATTTTTAAAGGAGTTATCGGAAGAGATCTGAGTGATATTAAAGAACAGCTCAGACAGCAGGCGCTTGGCGGAGTTGACTTAATTAAGGACGATGAAATTTTCTTTGAGACAGGTCTGGCCCCTTTTGAAACAAGAATTACAGAGGGAAAGCAAATATTGAAAGAAACGTATGAGCAAACAGGACACAAAACACTATATGCGGTGAATTTGACTGGACGCACGGCTGACCTGAAAGACAAAGCGAGACGCGCCGCCGAATTGGGAGCGGACGCGCTTTTGTTTAATGTCTTCGCTTACGGCTTGGACGTCATGCAAAGCCTTGCGGAAGATCCTGAAATCCACATCCCGATCATGGCGCATCCAGCTGTCAGCGGGGCGTTTACGTCTTCTCCGTTTTACGGGTTTTCTCACGCTCTTTTGCTCGGAAAATTAAACCGGTATTGCGGCGCTGATTTCAGTCTCTTTCCGTCTCCATACGGTTCGGTTGCGCTTCCGAGAGAGGATGCGCTGGCGATTCACGAAGAATGTGTGAGAGAGGATGCCTTTCATCAAACATTTGCCGTTCCGTCAGCAGGCATTCATCCCGGCATGGTTCCGCTTTTGATGAGGGATTTCGGCATAGATCATATTATTAACGCAGGAGGAGGCGTGCACGGACATCCGAACGGCGCCCAAGGCGGAGGCAAAGCGTTCAGGGCCATTATTGATGCGGTCCTAGAAGCCCAGCCGATTGATGAAAAAGCCGAGCAATGCAAGAACCTGAAACTCGCGCTAGATAAATGGGGAAAGGTTGAGGCCGTATGA